ATCACTGAAGAGGCCAACAAATCAGGCCATTTTCGATCCGATCTCGCCAGGCGCCCCAGGCAGAGGTGTCATGGCCGCCGCGGGTCGGTTCGCTGGCCCGGTTTCCCTTCCGTTTAAATTACCTGTCGTGAGATCTAATTATCCTTAATCTTATCCTAATTACGTACTTTATCGTCCGGGTAACTGcttgcccttcctccttcgctcttttgttccttttctttatctagtttcctctcttttctttttctttttttcttactaattgtcttttctctccttatgctttcttctgtttctgttatttcttccttctctgcgtttcttttcttcttctttttcttctcttctatgtctttctccgttttatttctttttctttatttctgtaatttcttcgttctctttctatccctccttctccccctccccccccccttttccctttttcttcctccttttccttttatttcttcttctacacTATTACTACATcattttcctccattctccctttttcattctcctttcctcctcctcttcccttcttccatcccccttggaagaagggaaggagaaggatatgatgagagtaggaagaggaaaaatgggagggaataatttggaagaggagaagaagaaagattaggaggagaaggagaagagagaggaacgggcttggaggaggaggaggaggaggaggaggaggaggaggaggaggaggaggaggaggaggaggaggaggagaagaagaagaagaagaagaagaagaagaagaagagaagaagaagaagaagaagaaggaggaggaggagaaggagaaggaggaggaggagaaaggaggagaaggaggaggaggagaaggaggaggaggaggaggaggaagaagaggaggaagaagaagaggaggaagaggagaaaaaggaggaggaggagaggagaagaagaggaggaagaagagagaagcggaggagaagagaagaaagagaaggaggaataggagaagcggaggaaaagaggaggaggagaaagaggaggaggaggaagaggagaaagaagattaggagaagtaggaagaggagggagagtagaagaggaggaggagaaggaggaggaggaggaagaggagaaaataaggagaaggagaaagagagaatgatgaagaggaagaaggaaagaattaaaAGTAATAGGGTAATGattgtactaatgataataataataataacagtcatgatagtgatagggataataataaaaacagtaataaggataatgataataattgtaataatatggatcatgataataactgtagtaataaagatcataataatagtaataatgatgataatgatgatgaacattaatgatgatgacattaataacatcagtcataatgttgataaaaattatactgataacgacaatgatgataatgacaacaacaattatcaagaacaaataaaggaagggataaagataataataataagaagaaattaacggaacaataaaaagaaagaaaaaaaaaaaaagataagaaaaataaaaataatgaacataagaaaataaagcgaaaaaatatgaaaacggtttatgtaaatatacgtctCTTCTCTTACAATGCCCTGTcatgtacacacaaacgtgtatgtatAGAGACATGTGCACActaacacgcgcgcacatatgtacatatacgcagaTACATACCTGAAAATACgtataagcacgcacgcacatacacacgtacgcatgtacgcacgcacacacacacacacacacacacacacacacacacacacacacacacacacacacacacacacacacacacacacacacacacacacacacacacacacacacacacacacactacacacacttacacacacacacacacacacacacaaacaaacaaacacacacacacacataaacaaacaaacaaacaaacaaacaaacaaacaaacacacacacataacgtcaTAAAAttccatttagaaaaaaaaaagctttcgaaAGTTTGCTCCTTCTTTACaaaatcattttccttttattttccatttcgtataaaatcaataaatgataataaacagatagacgttTATCCTCTTCTGAGtaacggaaaaaaatatgttgagagaggggggggagagggagagggggagggagagggggagggagagggagaggatgagaaagagggagagggagggagggagagggagagggggagggagagggagagggagagggagagggagagggagaggtagaggtagagggggagggagagggagaggaagagggagagggagagggagggagggagagggagaggggagggagagggagagggagagagagagggagagggagaggtagaggtagaggggagggagagggagagggagaggaagagggagagggagaggagagggggagggagagggagagggagagggagagagagagagagagggagagggagaggtagaggtagagggagagggagagggagagggagaggggggaagagagggaagagagagagggagagggagggagggaggtagggagggagggagggagggagggaggggagagagagagagagagagagagagagagagaggagagagagagagagagagagagagagagagagagagagagagagagagagagagagagagagagggggagggagagggagagaggagagggagagggagagggagagggagagggagagggagaggagaaagagaaagagaaagagaaagagaaagagaaagagaagagaaagagaaagagagagagagagagagagaggaagagagagagagagaaagagagagagagagagagagagagagagagagagagagagagagagagagagagagagagagagagagagagagaaagagaaagagaaagagaaagagaaagagaaagagagaagagaaagagagagagagagagagagagagagagagagagagagagagagagagagagagggggggagagatcgcATTTTCAGATcagaatatatatgaaatgtatataaaatgaaaatgattttgaatAAACGTGGCAAACTTTCAAATGCCTTTTTCAGAATAGACTTTTAtagcactgtgtgtgtgcgtatctaagtatattattattattattattattattattattattattattattattattatatatatatatatatatatatatatatatatatatatgtgtgtgtgtgtgtgtgtgtgtgtgcgtgtgtgtgtatgtgtgtgtgtgtgtgtgtgtgtgtgtgtgtgtgtgtgtgtgtgtgtgtgtgtgtgtgtgtgtgtgtgtgtgtgtgtgtgtgtgtgtgtgtgtttgtgtgcgcttatatatatatatatatatatatatatatatatatatatatatatgtttctgtatgtatgtaaatgttttttctttctttctattatttattttattctatttatttatttatttatttattgcatgtatgtataccccAAATGCATTCTCATTACCTCGCTATTCTGATTGCATTTAAGGGAGTCTCGGCGCCACACTCACAGTAGCAACGCATTGAATATTCAGGCAAATAAGAATGGAAACTTCGGTGCAAATCTAACGTATTTTGAATGGCTATTAACAAAGGCTCGCGGGATACAGCGGGCATAGTTAATCACACAATCTGCTTCCCCGCGCGATATGAGCTGATTATGTCTATAAATATCCCTGAAAGGCCTTTCCCTCGCTTCAGAATTTCGCTTCAGATACaacggcagaggagagggaatcgGCGAGAGCGCTGGGAGTATCGTTATTCAGGGAAACGCTTTATTCTGTGTCTGAGAGTGTGTTTGTGCCGCTTCGCTAAGGGCTCTTTTTTCCGCAGGTTCACGTGTCGGAGCTGCCGCACGCGGACGCCGCCGCGCCGCAGAACCACCTGATGCTGATGGCGGAGCAGCCGCAGCAACCCACTCTGCAGATGCGGCTGCACCCGCCGCGCCACGGGGGCCCCACGCCCCTCGAGGTGGGCATGTACGTCCTCCTGGCCGTCTTCGGCGCCGCCCTCGTGGTGTTCGCCGCCTCCTGCGTTGTGTACACGTGGCGCGTGCGCGTCGGCAAGCCCATGCTGGCGCCGCACCAGCTGCACGTCGCGCGCACCGCCCTCCACAACAACCACGACTCCGTCACCAACGCCCACGACTGGGTGTGGCTCGGCCGCGCCACCCTGGAGCGGGCCTCGGGCATCAGCCTGTCCCCGCCCGCGTCCCAGGCGGGGCCCGGCCTCGTGCCCCTCAGCGACCTGAACGGCAACAGCCAGCAGCAGCAgctccagcagcagcagcaggagcagcagtcCGCCTGGCTGGAGTACCACCGGCTGTCGCGCGGGCTGGAGCGCAACGCAGCGCCCGTCAACATCACGGAGAACCCCGCCGCCGACGAGGAGGAGAGCGAGCTCACGCACTCGTCGTGCCTCACCGGCTCGTCCACCTTCACGCGCCCCGCCCGCAACGGCCGCCGCGTCACCTTCAACAACCTGGGCGACGACGCGGCCGCCTCCAGCAGCGAGGAGGAGCGGCCGCCCGTGCCGCCGCACCGCAACATCGGCGTGTCGGCCAACGGCAACCTCGACGGGCCCGACGGCCGGCTGCACGACCCGCGCGCGCGCCACGACGACGCCAACCCGCCGCCCGTGCCGCCCCACGGCGTCAACGTGATCGCCAACCCGCTGGAGGACGGCTACTCCAGCCGGCCGGGCCTCAGCCCCCAGGACTCGCTCGCTCTCGGCCAGCTGCAGCAGGCGTACGCCCAGGGCCACCTGCTGCACCCCGCCCACATACACCGCCGCCCCCTGGACGCCGACAACGACAGCGCCCTCGCCGACCCCAAGTTCGTGGAAGTAAACGCCGACGACTTCGTGCGGCTGCGCGGCGTGTGTCGCGGCCGCGCGGCGCAGGTGCGGCGGGCGACCATCCTGGAGAACCCGCTGCTGTCGTCCGCTCTGCCCGACAACTTCAGCGTCACCGACCACCTCGAGAACCTCCCGCCCTCCATGGACTACGACCAGATCATGGAGTACTTCTCCAACCTCAAGGAGTCCAACGCCTGAGCCTAAACTTCTCGGGTCGTGTGGCGTGACCTGAAGGACCTCGAGCTCCTCCTGGTCGTAGCGGCctgtccctcgccctcccccctgctcgccccctcgcccccggCCCCCCTCCTGACGGCGGCTTGCCTTCACAGCCCCGAGGGACAGGCCTCCCTAGCAGGTGCGCCCAGTGACGGACCCTCCCAGGTGCCggcagagggggtgggagggcctCCCCCGCCCTCGTGTCTCGTAGGCCCTGGGACGGAGACGGACGACCTCACAGGCCTAAAGAAATTCGGCAACTGCACGAACTCGAGAAAACTTTCGCTCTGTGCTTGGAGTCATGCATGCGATGGACGTCTGCCATGCACGCTGTACATTACTCTCATACAGAATATGTCAACGTCATAAGTCGTAAACAAAACAAGGTTATAATACTCCAGTGGTACAGAGATCTTTATAAGATGAATATAATAAGATGTATATCATTGTTCACGTGTACATCATAGGCTAGGACTATATGTAAGCTATACGTGTGTTAGTTGTGTTGAGCCTGCATGTTCTACTGGTGCAAGGCAAAAGCCCAGACTGCGTATAAGATATAAAAAGTGTGTTTGGCTTAGCACAGGTATATATGATTTTAGAGATCCGTACAGCTTCGGCAGTTGTGTATGGTATATCCACATCACCAGGTATGTGCATGTTACAGCTAAGCATATTTGGTTGGACCACATGTGTACAACATAGTTAGGTATGTACATCATAGCCCGATGTATACAACATAGGTGTTGACGACATCATAGCTAGGGTGTGTAACAGCATAGCTAGGTTTGTCTGATATATCCACAAATgttcaaccaaaaaaaaacaaaaaaaaacagctgtatGCCATAGCCAGGTATATGTCTTAATTTACCAGAATAACTCTGTCTCGTGTCCAGTATGTACAACCGTACACCGGACCGTCATTGTGTGTCAGGAGATGCCACACCTTCGCAGGGTACACTCAGCTGTACGGAGAACCTGCCTCAGGTGCGAAGCGAACGCACACTCGCCTGGTGTTTTCGTCTGTGagttatgcacgtatatatgtgtgtgtgtcctgtcgGAAAGCCAgatgtctcgctgtctctctgtctttagaAGCGTCTTAGCGTTGACATAGATGGACTTCTAACGGTCACATAACGAGATAAACATGGTATTGGAATTGGTAGAGAATAAgagctaaaacaaaacaaaacaaaaaaaaaagaataaaaaaaattgcaaaggtgattcatcttcatcaccttggcatagacgatggtgatgatgcatAGTTTACACTTCAGCTCAATAATTTAACTTGCAATAATGC
The Penaeus chinensis breed Huanghai No. 1 chromosome 22, ASM1920278v2, whole genome shotgun sequence DNA segment above includes these coding regions:
- the LOC125037185 gene encoding transmembrane protein 132C-like, encoding MKVLIVSQAGKVADVTLQSSCNCTDKAALKVSASCTSVYMDGSEVRGSHNATVIARYGERSGVASFTVWMPELPLTVHVGDTKLSQVRGWRAPDPASPGAFALKMPAGGGAASDEDLSLAPQEDPASPPASASSYSGACSVRYQQTPVQVYGRFVAVDDNSGRHSYLLSRRAQVRVTELVAHLLRVADTSVAILNHTTLMGRSPGRTEVQVLSPISGRVIGTREVRVGSDKVWVTKLRAAVISGLTLSLQPDAHLPDGYSAITAVTPVLTAKYQEGLVDVWVEMSDSVVMPLKEVPANHYVLRVRSLDPGVVAVAPSPRTAQPRIIAIGHGEGDLLEVSLEVADECERRRSSLANTNVHVKVDLGTTPPPPPIDPEEEDDVDLHETIPDDPMHHKLKVHVSELPHADAAAPQNHLMLMAEQPQQPTLQMRLHPPRHGGPTPLEVGMYVLLAVFGAALVVFAASCVVYTWRVRVGKPMLAPHQLHVARTALHNNHDSVTNAHDWVWLGRATLERASGISLSPPASQAGPGLVPLSDLNGNSQQQQLQQQQQEQQSAWLEYHRLSRGLERNAAPVNITENPAADEEESELTHSSCLTGSSTFTRPARNGRRVTFNNLGDDAAASSSEEERPPVPPHRNIGVSANGNLDGPDGRLHDPRARHDDANPPPVPPHGVNVIANPLEDGYSSRPGLSPQDSLALGQLQQAYAQGHLLHPAHIHRRPLDADNDSALADPKFVEVNADDFVRLRGVCRGRAAQVRRATILENPLLSSALPDNFSVTDHLENLPPSMDYDQIMEYFSNLKESNA